The window aaagtaataattaaaatagagatTGATTCTAGTAATCTACAACGGATATTTTTTCAGCAATAATTAAAcaagtgtgtgtatatataagtTATCAAACAagtcttaaattttaaaattcactaTAGTATAGGTGAGAGGGACATAGATGAATCCAACAAGCAACTCTCCAAACTAtaaaatcttattaattttgcaTTAACAAGGGTAAACttaaatctttattttcattggAACTTATTTGAATACTCTTATTTAATGTTAACATGACATGTTTATTTGACAAAAGTTtgctttttttcatttgagaaCAAACTgggtaaaacaaaaaagaattcacAGTACAATCCAATGAAGattccaaattattattattattattttgacatCTAACTCTTGTGGAGAAACTtcttcattgttattattttgagaaaaataccTTTGTTGTCTTGTACTTATGTCAATATCAAGAGCAGGAACACTCCCcctaaatcaaaatataaaccaAATACTACCTTTGATACTCATAccttaaatttgatttcattttattaaatatctattttttgtCCCTATAGttgacttttcaaaattaaattttgtttttattaatattgcaTTAAGAATATCGTTCTTATCATATTATGATGTAAACAGTtctgataaaaatgaaatttaaatccAAATCTAAGATTTATTACCAATACAAAAGACTAAATTAGAGGagttaagaaataatttaacaaattaatatgAATTGATTAGATGAGAATATAATCACTACGCAATCTGAGCGCTTAGGGTAACGGTCTGAATCGTCTGATGGTGGAAGAGCCACTCATTGGTACGCaactctgttttttttttgtctctacTGCGGCCCCTTGCCTTAATGGCTTGAAGCCTTGAACGAGTCTATCCATTTACCTTTTCTCCTAAAGTTTTTCCGTTGAGAGGGTCTTTCGAAATAAAACTATTGGAGTGTGGTGTGGTTGCCAAACagtgtaattttaatttattttttagtttaaacatTTGGAAAGATGAATCAAACGTACCGTCTCTTGTCAATCTGcacatgaaaatttatttgtattcgTCTACAACCTCtgaaatttcaaactttctccATCAAACCATTTAATTTCTAGTTCCCAATGactttgttcttcttcaaattcagTGACTCTCTCAAACTTTAATTCCCAAGTCAACAAGGAATTTGGGTTTCTCCATAAAACTAGACCAATTccatttctcttatttatattaaagtaAGGAGCATGGAGTTCAAAAGCTGACCCCATGTTTAATCCTTCTTTGAAGCTTTGTTTTTTCAGAAACTCACATGGCTATTGCAGCTCATCTGGCTCTTCTTTCTGTGTTTATCTTTTTCGAGGCTCATGCTTTGCCGTCTTCTTTTATCTACCCTGGATTCAACAATACAAGCCTTGATCGTGAGGGGGCTTCTGTTGTGAAGCCATACGGTGCGTTGAGGCTCACCAATATATCGCAAAATGTTATCGGCCATGCATTCCATCCAACTTCATTCCGGATGTTTGAACAAAGTTCTGACTCGTCTCCGAATGTTTTGTCCTTCAGCACAACTTTTGTCTTTGCAATTGAACCTTCGAGCCCTGGGCAAGGCGGCTATGGCTTAGCCTTTGCCATAGCTCCATCAACCAAATTTTCAGGTGCAGGAAGTGGGCACTATCTTGGATTGTTCAACTCTTCCAACAACGGTAACCCTTCAAACCATATATTTGCTATTGAATTTGACACTGTAAATGGGCATGGTGAAGAAAGGAACACCAAGGGAAACCATGTTGGGATCGACATCAATGACATTTCATCTGTTACATCCAAACCTGCTTCTTATTCAGACTATGGCGAAGCTCATGAACACGACTTGCAAATGGATTCTGGTGATCCTATCATTGTGTGGGTTGAATATGACGGCCCCAAGAAAATAGTGAACGTCACTATAGCTCCATTGAAgcacaaaagaaaaccaacAAAGTCACTCCTTTCTTATCCAATTGACCTGAAACCTTTCCTAAAGGAACAAATGTTCGTCGGCTTCTCTGCTTCGACCGGAGATAAAACAAGCTCTCATTACATTTTGGGATGGAGTTTTGCAATGAATGAACCAGCACCTCCCCTGGATTACTCTCTTCTTCCCAACCCACCAAAAGAGCAGGATCCTCCTTCTTCATCACCCAACTCCCGCTATAAGGTTTTTGTAGCAGTCGTTTCTGTTATAGCCATTTTGGGGATTTTTTTCTTAGCTTTCTGGTATAGAAAAACCTGGCACACTGAGAGACTTGAGGATTGGGAAAGAGACTGTCCTCACAGATTCCACTACACAGATCTGTACACAGCAAC of the Cucumis sativus cultivar 9930 chromosome 3, Cucumber_9930_V3, whole genome shotgun sequence genome contains:
- the LOC101216394 gene encoding probable L-type lectin-domain containing receptor kinase VI.1; this translates as MAIAAHLALLSVFIFFEAHALPSSFIYPGFNNTSLDREGASVVKPYGALRLTNISQNVIGHAFHPTSFRMFEQSSDSSPNVLSFSTTFVFAIEPSSPGQGGYGLAFAIAPSTKFSGAGSGHYLGLFNSSNNGNPSNHIFAIEFDTVNGHGEERNTKGNHVGIDINDISSVTSKPASYSDYGEAHEHDLQMDSGDPIIVWVEYDGPKKIVNVTIAPLKHKRKPTKSLLSYPIDLKPFLKEQMFVGFSASTGDKTSSHYILGWSFAMNEPAPPLDYSLLPNPPKEQDPPSSSPNSRYKVFVAVVSVIAILGIFFLAFWYRKTWHTERLEDWERDCPHRFHYTDLYTATKGFKSSELIGIGGFGSVYKGQIRSTGIEIAVKRVRRNSGQGMKEFAAEIESLGRLRHKNLVNLQGWCKKKNDLLIVYDYIPNGSLYSLLYHPKNNIILNWKQRFNILKGIAAGLLYLHEEWEQVVIHRDVKPSNVLIDADMNPRLSDFGLARQYDHDEASHTTGVVGTIGYIAPELVRTGKASKSTDVFGYGVLLLEVACGRKPLKSDNFILVDWVMEQYEKGKILEAADPKLNWEYEAEEMKMVLVLGLHCSHQIAEARPTMRRVMRILDGDDKIAAVEGWDCSQSYSKSNSRMTEVISATSYRSSSIGDISETSIDAGR